A window of the Gossypium hirsutum isolate 1008001.06 chromosome A05, Gossypium_hirsutum_v2.1, whole genome shotgun sequence genome harbors these coding sequences:
- the LOC107958948 gene encoding G-type lectin S-receptor-like serine/threonine-protein kinase SD2-5, with amino-acid sequence MESGDFIRFLGFFALSSLFLSEICTASIRSTGSIDPGFQGTQMNWIDNNGLFLVSNNSAFGFGFTTTSDVTLFLLVVVHIDTTKVIWTANRGSPVSNSDPFVFDKNGNVLLQKGRNVVWTTNTSGKGVSAMVLQDSGNLVLQGDDGKVMWQSFAHPTDTLISDQEFRQGMKLISDPSSSTNVSYILEIKSGDMILSAGYSTPQPYWSMGKDARKNINKNGGEVTLATIDTNSWSLFDESKVLLWQFKISDLNDANATWIAVLGNDGVISFFNLHAGRASSSIKIPDDPCGTPEVCQPYFVCSAPSDRTKCQCPSALGSGSCKTGITSPCGERKESVSLVDAGTGLNYFALDYVSPSSETNMDGCKASCMSNCSCMVAFYDNSSRNCFLFDQVGSFQNSNQPSNLVAFVKMSSNANGVGNGGGNKSFPYVAIMVVSTVLVILGLLFVSYRYYKKKKKVPGSPDDSSEEDIFLESLTGMPTRFTYNDLRVATNNFSVKLGHGGFGSVYRGTLADGTQIAVKKLESIGQGKKEFRAEVGIIGSIHHVHLVRLKGFCAEGSYRLLAYEYMANGSLDKWIFKRNREEEPLLDWRTRFNIAVGTAKGLAYLHEDCDAKIVHCDIKPENVLLDDHFLAKVSDFGLAKLMTREQSHVFTTLRGTRGYLAPEWITNYAISEKSDVYSYGMLLLEIIGGRKNFDPGESSEKSYFPSYAFKMLDEGKLREILDSRLNIEGEDERVYTAIKVALWCIQEDMHLRPSMTKVVQMLEGLSPVTKPPMSSPLGSRLYSSFFKSMTTSGEGTSSASASASGPSDCNSDAYLSAVRLSGPR; translated from the coding sequence ATGGAAAGTGGGGATTTTATTCGTTTCCTGGGCTTTTTTGCACTGTCTAGCCTTTTTCTCTCAGAAATCTGTACGGCTAGCATTCGAAGTACTGGGTCGATTGATCCGGGTTTTCAAGGCACTCAAATGAATTGGATCGACAATAACGGGTTGTTTCTTGTCTCTAACAACTCTGCATTTGGTTTCGGCTTTACAACTACCTCGGATGTCACATTGTTTCTGCTAGTTGTCGTGCACATTGATACTACGAAAGTAATCTGGACCGCTAACAGGGGCTCCCCTGTTTCAAATTCTGACCCCTTTGTGTTTGACAAAAACGGCAACGTGTTATTACAGAAAGGAAGGAATGTTGTTTGGACGACAAATACCAGTGGCAAAGGCGTTTCTGCAATGGTGTTGCAGGATTCGGGAAATTTGGTTTTGCAAGGGGATGATGGCAAAGTAATGTGGCAGAGTTTTGCTCATCCCACAGATACCCTTATTTCGGACCAAGAATTTAGACAAGGAATGAAACTTATAAGCGATCCTAGCTCCAGTACTAACGTAAGCTATATTCTCGAGATCAAGTCTGGCGACATGATCCTTTCGGCCGGTTACTCGACTCCGCAGCCATATTGGTCCATGGGGAAAGACGCGCgcaaaaacattaataaaaacGGTGGAGAGGTCACTTTAGCAACTATTGATACAAATTCATGGAGTTTGTTTGATGAAAGCAAGGTCTTGTTGTGGCAATTTAAAATCTCAGACCTTAATGATGCAAATGCCACTTGGATTGCAGTGCTGGGAAATGATGGCGTTATATCTTTCTTCAATCTCCATGCTGGAAGGGCTTCATCATCAATAAAGATTCCAGATGACCCCTGTGGTACACCAGAAGTTTGTCAGCCATATTTTGTTTGTTCAGCACCTTCGGACAGGACTAAGTGCCAGTGTCCATCGGCGCTTGGTTCGGGCTCCTGTAAAACAGGTATTACCTCTCCTTGTGGTGAGAGAAAGGAATCTGTAAGCCTCGTAGATGCCGGAACTGGGCTGAATTATTTTGCACTCGACTACGTTTCTCCATCATCGGAAACCAATATGGATGGTTGCAAAGCGTCCTGCATGAGTAATTGTTCTTGCATGGTTGCGTTCTATGACAACAGCTCGAGGAACTGTTTCCTTTTTGACCAGGTTGGCAGCTTCCAAAACTCTAATCAGCCGTCTAATTTAGTTGCTTTTGTCAAAATGTCGAGCAATGCAAATGGTGTAGGGAATGGAGGCGGCAACAAAAGCTTCCCATATGTTGCGATTATGGTAGTTTCTACGGTTCTTGTTATTTTGGGCTTACTCTTTGTGTCATATCGATactacaagaaaaagaaaaaagttccAGGATCTCCTGATGATTCTTCAGAAGAGGATATCTTCTTGGAGAGTTTAACTGGGATGCCTACTCGGTTCACTTACAATGACCTCCGGGTTGCTACAAATAACTTCTCGGTTAAGCTCGGGCATGGAGGATTTGGTTCAGTATACCGAGGAACTCTTGCGGACGGAACTCAAATTGCTGTGAAGAAACTGGAAAGCATCGGGCAGGGAAAGAAAGAATTTCGAGCTGAAGTCGGTATTATCGGCAGTATCCATCATGTTCACCTGGTGAGATTGAAAGGCTTTTGTGCCGAAGGAAGCTATCGACTTCTTGCTTACGAATACATGGCCAATGGTTCCTTAgataaatggatcttcaaaagaaacagagaagaagAACCCTTGCTGGATTGGAGAACAAGATTCAATATTGCAGTAGGAACGGCGAAAGGGCTAGCTTATCTCCATGAAGATTGTGATGCAAAGATTGTACATTGCGACATAAAGCCAGAAAATGTATTGCTTGACGACCATTTCCTAGCCAAAGTCTCGGATTTTGGCTTGGCAAAGCTAATGACTCGAGAGCAAAGCCATGTTTTCACCACTCTAAGGGGCACCAGAGGGTACCTTGCACCTGAGTGGATCACAAACTACGCAATATCAGAGAAGAGCGACGTTTACAGCTACGGTATGCTACTGCTCGAAATCATTGGCGGAAGAAAAAACTTCGATCCGGGAGAATCTTCAGAGAAATCTTATTTTCCATCCTACGCTTTCAAGATGTTAGACGAAGGGAAGCTGAGAGAAATCCTCGATTCGAGGCTGAATATAGAAGGGGAAGATGAGAGAGTTTACACTGCTATCAAAGTTGCATTATGGTGCATACAAGAAGATATGCACTTAAGGCCGTCAATGACCAAAGTTGTTCAAATGCTAGAGGGTCTCTCCCCTGTTACAAAGCCACCAATGTCTTCTCCATTAGGATCTCGCCTTTATTCAAGTTTCTTTAAATCGATGACCACGAGTGGAGAGGGCACATCCTCGGCCTCCGCCTCCGCCTCGGGGCCATCAGACTGCAACAGTGATGCATATCTTTCAGCCGTGCGGCTTTCTGGTCCAAGATAA